One part of the Rutidosis leptorrhynchoides isolate AG116_Rl617_1_P2 chromosome 1, CSIRO_AGI_Rlap_v1, whole genome shotgun sequence genome encodes these proteins:
- the LOC139872056 gene encoding 3-oxoacyl-[acyl-carrier-protein] synthase I, chloroplastic-like — MQSQALLQSTPLRVTPLDPIHKTINLKSPSFTSTTTTTTTRRRAVISAVANAPKREKDPKKRVVITGMGLVSVFGNDVDTYYDKLLAGESGIGLIDRFDASMFPTRFGGQIRGFKADGYIDAKNDRRLDDFLRYCIVAGKKALEHADLGDDKRNTIDKKRAGVLVGTGMGGLSVFSDAVENLIGKGYRKITPFCIPYAITNMGSALLAIDLGFMGPNYSISTACATSNYCFHAAANHIRRGEADMMIAGGTEASIIPIGLGGFVACRALSQRNDDPQTASRPWDQDRDGFVMGEGAGVLVMESLEHAMKRDAPILAEYLGGAINCDAYHMTDPRSDGLGVASCIESSLKEAGVSIEEVNYINAHATSTVAGDLAEVNAVKKVFKNTAGIKMNATKSMIGHCQGAAGGLEAIATIKAIQTGWLHPSINQFNLEPAVDFDTVANQKKQHEINVAISNSFGFGGHNSVVVFSAFKP; from the exons atgcaatcTCAAGCTCTTCTTCAATCCACCCCACTTCGGGTCACCCCACTTGACCCGATTCACAAAACCATCAATCTCAAATCACCATCATTcacttccaccaccaccaccaccaccacccgtcgCCGCGCCGTCATATCCGCCGTCGCTAACGCACCCAAAAGAGAAAAAGATCCGAAGAAACGGGTCGTCATTACGGGTATGGGTTTAGTATCCGTATTCGGAAATGATGTGGATACTTACTATGATAAGTTATTAGCTGGTGAAAGTGGAATCGGGTTGATTGACCGGTTCGATGCGTCAATGTTTCCGACCCGGTTCGGTGGTCAGATTCGTGGGTTTAAAGCAGATGGGTATATTGATGCTAAAAATGATAGAAGACTTGATGATTTTTTAAGATATTGCATTGTTGCTGGTAAAAAAGCTCTTGAACATGCTGATCTTGGTGATGATAAACGCAACAcg ATTGATAAAAAGCGTGCTGGTGTTCTTGTTGGAACGGGAATGGGAGGACTTTCGGTGTTTTCTGACGCAGTTGAGAATCTTATCGGAAAAGGGTACAGAAAAATCACACCTTTTTGCATTCCTTATGCCATAACAAACATGGGGTCCGCGTTGCTAGCTATCGATCTAGGGTTTATGGGACCAAATTATTCAATTTCAACTGCGTGTGCTACTTCCAATTACTGCTTTCATGCTGCTGCAAATCATATTCGTAGAGGGGAAGCTGATATGATGATTGCTGGTGGGACCGAAGCTTCGATTATTCCTATTGGATTGGGCGGTTTTGTTGCGTGTAGAGCCTTGTCTCAAAGAAACGATGACCCACAAACTGCTTCAAGGCCGTGGGACCAAGATAGAGACGGGTTCGTTATGGGTGAAGGTGCTGGTGTGTTG GTTATGGAGAGTCTGGAACATGCAATGAAAAGAGACGCACCGATTTTGGCCGAATATTTGGGAGGTGCCATAAATTGTGATGCGTATCATATGACCGATCCGCGTTCAGATGGACTCGGTGTTGCTTCCTGTATCGAGAGTAGTTTGAAGGAAGCTGGTGTGTCAATAGAGGAG GTTAACTATATCAATGCACACGCAACTTCAACTGTGGCCGGTGATCTGGCTGAAGTAAATGCtgtaaagaaggtattcaagaaCACTGCAGGAATCAAAATGAACGCAACCAAG TCTATGATTGGTCACTGCCAAGGTGCTGCTGGTGGTCTAGAAGCCATTGCTACTATTAAAGCCATTCAAACAGGGTGGCTGCATCCCTCCATAAATCAATTC AACCTGGAGCCTGCTGTTGATTTCGACACGGTTGCAAACCAAAAGAAGCAACATGAAATCAACGTTG CTATTTCAAATTCGTTTGGTTTTGGTGGACACAACTCTGTTGTAGTATTCTCTGCTTTCAAGCCTTGA
- the LOC139872051 gene encoding DNA replication licensing factor MCM3-like, protein MDISDELRASNKKAFSEQFQTNDSLDEDIRKMIDDGRHRLIFQISHLYQRGANDLARGLLRNPSEYIQSLSDFVTERTRSIAPKYLNEGEQVLIGFDGPFVSRKVTPRDLLSEFIGSMVKVEGIITKCSLVRPKVVKSVHYCPSTKQFTSREYRDITSTVGLPTGSVYPTRDDNGNLLVTEYGLCNYKDHQTLSMQEVPENSAPGQLPRTVDVIAEDDLVDSCKPGDRVAIVGIYKAIPGKSQGSVNGVFRTVLIANNIFLLNKEANAPMFSTEDLKRIKQIAAREDTFDLLSRSLAPSIYGHSWIKKAVILLMLGGTEKNLKNGTHLRGDINMMMVGDPSVAKSQLLRAIMNIAPLAISTTGRGSSGVGLTAAVTSDQETGERRLEAGAMVLADRGVICIDEFDKMNDQDRVAIHEVMEQQTVTIAKAGIHASLNARCSVVAAANPIYGTYDRSITPTKNIGLPDSLLSRFDLLFIVLDQMDPVIDRRISDHVLRMHRFRSAADGGEDSMSMYGREDEADVDTSIFVEYDRMLHGKTRGRRPRDETLKIKFLKKYIHYAKHRITPNLTDEASEYIATAYAELRNTGGSTRTGGTLPITARTLETIIRLSTAHAKLKLSTQVLKSDVEAALKVLNFAIYHQELTDMEEREQQLEKELERKRKSDHDGDINGDRNTRAATETETETEAMDVDEPPVAQPTSSERVAAFRSAFEQHRHETRFEQISIAEIERVVNVGAVVPYQRAEIMTLLESWREESRVMIVDDIVYPTY, encoded by the exons atggacatcAGTGACGAGCTTAGGGCTTCCAACAAAAAAGCTTTCAGTGAACAGTTTCAAACTAAC GACAGTTTAGATGAAGATATCAGGAAAATGATCGACGACGGACGTCACCGTTTGATTTTTCAGATCTCTCACCTGTATCAACGCGGAGCTAATGATTTGGCTCGAGG GTTGTTACGAAACCCTAGCGAATATATACAGTCGTTATCGGATTTTGTAACAGAAAGAACACGAAGTATTGCCCCGAAGTATTTGAATGAAGGGGAACAAGTGTTGATTGGATTTGATGGACCATTTGTTTCGAGGAAGGTTACACCTAGAGATCTGCTTTCTGAATTTATTGGCTCTATGGTTAAAGTTGAGGGGATTATTACCAAAT GCTCTCTTGTAAGACCGAAAGTTGTGAAAAGTGTTCATTATTGCCCTTCAACTAAGCAGTTTACATCTCGTGAGTATCGAGATATTACATCTACTGTGGGTTTGCCAACCGGTTCCGTGTATCCTACCCGG GATGACAATGGCAATTTGTTGGTAACTGAGTATGGTCTATGCAATTACAAAGACCATCAAACACTATCAATGCAGGAAGTACCTGAAAATTCAGCTCCTGGTCAACTACCAAGAACCGTTGATGTCATTGCAGAAGATGATCTTGTTGACTCGTGCAAACCTGGAGATCGTGTAGCAATCGTTGGAATATACAAAGCTATTCCAGGAAAAAGTCAAGGCAGTGTTAATGGAGTTTTCAG GACCGTGCTTATAGCAAACAACATATTTCTGCTGAATAAAGAGGCAAATGCTCCAATGTTTAGTACAGAGGACCTCAAAAGAATTAAGCAGATAGCTGCGAGAGAAGATACATTTGACCTGCTTTCAAGATCACTTGCACCTTCTATTTATGGACATTCATGGATTAAAAAAGCAGTTATTTTACTAATGCTTGGTGGAACAGAGAAGAATCTGAAAAATGGGACTCACTTAAGAGG TGACATTAACATGATGATGGTAGGGGATCCTTCTGTTGCAAAGTCACAGCTTCTTAGGGCCATTATGAACATTGCGCCTTTGGCAATATCGACCACAGGTCGTGGTTCTTCAGGGGTGGGTTTGACAGCTGCAGTTACGTCTGATCAAGAAACAG GAGAAAGAAGGTTGGAAGCTGGTGCAATGGTTCTTGCAGACAGGGGTGTGATCTGCATTGATGAGTTTGACAAGATGAACGATCAAGATCGTGTTGCAATACATGAAGTTATGGAGCAGCAGACTGTAACAATTGCAAAAGCTGGCATCCATGCATCGTTGAATGCTCGATGTAGTGTTGTAGCAGCTGCTAATCCCATCTATGGAACG TATGATCGTTCAATCACTCCTACTAAAAATATCGGGCTTCCTGATTCCTTGCTGTCTCGATTTGATTTGCTTTTCATTGTATTGGACCAAATGGATCCCGTTATAGATAGACGCATCTCTGATCATGTTTTGCGTATGCACCGTTTTCGCTCTGCTGCAGATGGAG GTGAGGATTCAATGTCAATGTATGGAAGGGAGGATGAAGCTGACGTGGATACTTCTATCTTTGTCGAGTATGATCGAATGCTACATGGAAAAACAAGAGGCAGGAGGCCTCGCGATGAAACGTTGAAAATCAAGTTTCTTAAGAAGTACATACATTATGCTAAGCACAGGATTACACCAAATCTTACCGATGAG GCATCCGAGTATATTGCAACTGCATATGCAGAGCTCAGAAACACCGGTGGCAGTACTAGG ACAGGAGGAACTCTCCCAATAACTGCAAGAACCCTGGAGACTATTATTAGGCTTTCTACAGCACATGCTAAACTTAAACTGAGCACACAG GTTTTGAAATCTGACGTTGAAGCTGCCTTGAAAGTTCTCAACTTTGCCATTTACCATCAAGAGCTGACTGATATGGAAGAGCGCGAGCAACAACTGGAGAAGGAGCTGGAACGAAAGCGCAAGTCTGACCATGATGGAGATATTAACGGTGACAGAAATACAAG GGCTGCAACTGAAACTGAAACTGAGACTGAAGCAATGGATGTAGACGAGCCTCCAGTGGCACAACCTACCTCATCTGAAAG GGTTGCTGCGTTTAGGTCTGCTTTTGAGCAGCATCGACATGAAACGCGTTTTGAGCAAATAAGTATAGCAGAAATTGAACGGGTAGTTAATGTTGGGGCAGTAGTACCATACCAGAGGGCAGAGATAATGACTCTTTTAGAG AGCTGGCGGGAAGAAAGTAGGGTAATGATCGTTGATGATATTGTTTATCCCACATACTGA